Proteins co-encoded in one Prunus persica cultivar Lovell chromosome G6, Prunus_persica_NCBIv2, whole genome shotgun sequence genomic window:
- the LOC18774330 gene encoding receptor-like protein 12 codes for MKTLLHFVLFLIHLCVNVISVHGQCIEGQKSSLLQLKKSLIFDSSASSKLISWNSSTDCCSWVGVTCTSGRVVGLDISSESVSGGIDNSSSLFDLQHLQSLNLAYNGLGYGSQIPSAVGKLTNLSCLNLSYTAYSGQIPVEISRLTGLQVLDLSSDPSLYGTTILKLENPNLSLLIRNLLELTELHLDGVSISAQGTDWCQAISSSLPKLRVLSLINCNLSGPFDISLLKLHSLSVIRLDYNELSIEVPEFLSKFRNLTSLHLSECGLHGSFPKQIFQIPTLQTIDLSFNPQLQGSLPEFPKNGSLRSLVLNNANFTGLLPNSIGELKMLYNIDISSCNFTGSIPRSMEGLTQLSYVDLSSNKFNGSVPFFSMARNLTDINLSSNLLMGQINSSHWESLTILKSLELSFNLLDGTIPPSLFSLPMLQNLMLSDNQFSASCKLRRFPGFLRNQSELYNLDLSQNQIHGEIPNWIWRLGYLAMLNLSCNSLVTLEGPFLNLTSNLLLLDLHSNQLQGRIPIFQPVVNYLDYSKNNFSFNIPYDIGDFLTQTRFFSLSNNNLHGIIPGSLCNVKSLQVLDLSSNSLSGMIPRCLSATTNLVVLNLRRNNLAGTISDKFSANCSLGTLDLGANKIGGKFPKSLARCEMLAVLNLGHNQITDVFPHLLKEISTLRVLVLRSNRFYGNIGCPKTNGTWSKLQIIDLADNHFSGEIPGDCLTTWPEMMVDGDDPAQVLNHPEFQVNTFPMVYYQDAVTVVSKGSEVELVKILTIYTSLDLSCNNFSGSIPKEIGELKALYILNLSSNALTGEIPSSLGNLLKVESLDLSNNSLSGEIPPQLARLTFLSFLNVSCNHLVGRIPTSTQFSTFPAASFTGNEGLWGPPLTGDNTTELSPPPPSEKGFSHSGPEIDFDVLSVEIGCIFGFGTVVMPLVFCKRWRKWYYRSVQNIFFKMFPSLDKRRDSRGRRVSRNRRRRH; via the exons ATGAAAACTTTGCTCCATTTCGTTCTCTTTTTGATCCACCTCTGTGTTAATGTCATCTCAGTTCATGGCCAATGTATTGAAGGCCAGAAGTCATCATTGCTCCAGTTGAAAAAAAGCCTTATATTTGATTCTTCTGCTTCCTCCAAACTTATATCATGGAATTCAAGTACCGACTGCTGTTCTTGGGTTGGTGTTACTTGCACCAGTGGGCGTGTTGTTGGTCTTGACATTAGCAGTGAATCTGTCTCAGGTGGAATTGACAATTCAAGCAGTCTCTTTGATCTTCAACATCTTCAAAGTCTCAATTTGGCCTATAATGGATTAGGCTATGGCTCTCAAATTCCATCAGCAGTTGGAAAGCTTACAAATTTGAGCTGTCTAAACTTATCTTATACTGCTTATTCTGGGCAGATTCCTGTTGAGATTTCACGCTTGACAGGGTTGCAAGTTCTTGATTTATCCAGTGACCCTTCCTTATATGGAACAACAATACTCAAACTTGAGAACCCAAATTTGAGTTTGCTCATTCGGAACCTTTTGGAGCTTACTGAACTTCATCTTGATGGTGTAAGCATATCAGCGCAGGGGACTGACTGGTGCCAAGCAATATCGTCTTCACTGCCAAAGTTGAGGGTCTTGAGCTTGATCAATTGTAACCTATCAGGCCCTTTTGATATTTCATTACTGAAGCTTCATTCACTCTCAGTCATTCGTTTAGATTACAACGAATTGTCTATTGAAGTTCCAGAGTTCTTGTCAAAATTCCGAAATTTGACTTCCTTGCACCTTAGTGAATGTGGGTTACATGGCTCATTCCCAAAGCAGATCTTCCAAATTCCTACATTACAGACTATCGACCTATCTTTTAATCCACAGCTCCAAGGCTCCTTACCAGAATTTCCCAAGAATGGATCTCTTCGTTCTTTGGTTCTAAACAACGCAAACTTTACAGGGCTTCTTCCAAACTCTATCGGCGAACTCAAAATGTTGTACAATATAGATATTTCAAGTTGCAATTTCACTGGATCAATACCAAGATCAATGGAAGGCCTTACACAATTGAGTTATGTGGACTTGTCGTCAAACAAGTTCAATGGTTCTGTTCCGTTCTTCAGTATGGCCAGGAATCTGACCGACATAAATCTTTCATCCAATCTTCTAATGGGTCAGATTAATTCCTCTCACTGGGAAAGCCTTACTATTCTCAAAAGTCTCGAGTTGAGTTTCAATCTACTTGATGGTACTATTCCTCCGTCTCTGTTTTCTCTTCCCATGCTGCAGAACCTAATGCTTTCTGACAATCAATTCTCAG CTTCTTGCAAGTTGAGAAGATTCCCAGGTTTCTTGAGAAATCAATCCGAATTATACAATTTGGACCTTTCACAAAACCAGATTCATGGGGAGATACCCAACTGGATTTGGAGGCTTGGTTATCTTGCTATGCTAAATCTTTCTTGCAACTCTCTGGTAACTCTAGAGGGTCCTTTCCTCAATCTGACTTCTAACTTGCTTCTACTTGACCTTCATTCCAACCAGCTTCAGGGACGAATCCCAATTTTCCAACCAGTTGTCAATTATCTAGATTACTCAAAGAATAATTTCAGTTTCAACATACCATATGACATTGGTGATTTTCTTACTCAAACTAGgttcttctctctttcaaaTAATAACTTGCACGGGATCATTCCGGGATCACTGTGCAATGTGAAGTCTCTTCAAGTTCTTGATTTGTCCAGCAATTCTTTGAGTGGCATGATTCCTCGATGCTTATCTGCAACGACCAATCTTGTAGTACTTAATTTAAGGAGAAACAATCTTGCTGGCACAATTTCTGATAAGTTTTCAGCAAATTGTAGTTTGGGAACTTTGGACCTCGGTGCAAACAAAATAGGAGGCAAGTTTCCAAAATCTCTAGCCCGGTGTGAAATGTTAGCAGTGTTAAACCTTGGACACAATCAGATAACTGATGTTTTCCCTCACTTGCTAAAGGAAATATCCACTTTGCGTGTCCTTGTCTTGCGATCCAATAGATTCTATGGGAACATTGGATGTCCCAAAACCAATGGAACCTGGTCAAAGCTTCAAATTATTGACCTTGCTGACAACCATTTTAGTGGAGAAATTCCAGGAGATTGCTTGACAACATGGCCAGAAATGATGGTTGATGGAGATGATCCAGCTCAAGTGCTCAACCACCCTGAATTTCAGGTCAATACCTTCCCCATGGTTTACTATCAAGATGCTGTAACTGTAGTGAGCAAAGGTTCAGAGGTGGAACTAGTAAAGATTCTCACTATCTACACCTCCCTTGACTTGTCGTGCAACAACTTCAGTGGATCAATACCTAAGGAAATTGGAGAGCTCAAAGCACTTTACATCCTCAACTTGTCCAGCAATGCTCTCACAGGTGAAATTCCATCCTCATTGGGTAACTTGTTGAAAGTGGAATCCTTAGACCTCTCAAACAATAGCCTGAGCGGGGAAATTCCACCACAGCTTGCAAGACTTACGTTCCTATCATTCTTGAATGTGTCCTGTAATCACCTCGTTGGGAGGATCCCAACCAGCACTCAATTTTCAACGTTTCCAGCAGCTTCTTTCACTGGTAATGAAGGGTTATGGGGGCCTCCTTTGACAGGAGATAACACAACAGAGctgtcaccaccaccaccatcagaAAAAGGGTTTTCCCATTCTGGGCCTGAGATTGATTTTGATGTTTTAAGCGTTGAAATTGGATGCATCTTTGGGTTTGGAACTGTGGTCATGCCACTTGTGTTCTGCAAGAGATGGAGGAAATGGTATTACAGAAGTGTGCAGAACATTTTCTTCAAGATGTTCCCTAGTCTGGACAAAAGAAGGGATAGCCGAGGACGACGTGTTTCGAGGAATAGAAGGAGGAGACATTGA
- the LOC18775375 gene encoding uncharacterized protein LOC18775375 has protein sequence MWLLRRSISGLFFLRQVLSPLPVPEKMTCRNDRLPASSGAPASPATPSGNSVVPYDSVSSCGSWSNISAGFKSGKPHNRNENWQMIMVGSFEIYYKISAVASGIRLRQLVPMSASGPTDKGISNSAYINFNKRKYQMDSISKLVNMEDAAASSSSENVTKFPHESPMSDCRSEMEKYCLPTEFGNKRKHFSAVKPHSEPRNMKYGCASKNSDCSKGFHYNEPFDICLSGSRSYELKASYARNMENQNEEDHMVEFTNPEALNSTNLILRPGMVLLKHYVTHTEQVEIVKKCRQLGLGPGGFYQPGYKDGAKLRLQMMCLGHDWDPETRKYGSRRTIDGTQPPGIPHEFSLLVKRAIEEAHAHIKEELRVSSVEEILPSISPDICIANFYTTSGRLGLHQDRDESEKSLREGLPVVSISIGDSADFLYGDQRDIGKAESVVLESGDVLIFGGRSRHIFHGVTSIIPDSAPMNLLEETKLRPGRLNLTFRQY, from the exons ATGTGGCTCCTGCGCCGTTCGATATCGGGGCTGTTCTTTCTCCGCCAAGTACTTTCTCCACTGCCAGTGCCAGAGAAGATGACTTGTAGAAATGACAGGCTTCCTGCGAGCTCTGGAGCACCAGCATCACCCGCCACCCCCAGTGGCAATTCTGTAGTTCCTTACGATTCC GTGTCAAGCTGTGGGTCTTGGTCCAATATTTCTGCTGGTTTTAAGAGTGGAAAGCCCCATAACAGAAACGAAAATTGGCAGATGATAATGGTCGGAAGTTTTGAGATTTATTACAAGATTTCTGCTGTTGCATCTGGTATTAGATTAAGGCAACTTGTTCCCATGTCTGCATCAGGTCCTACTGATAAGGGAATATCAAATAGTGCTTATattaatttcaataaaaggaaatatcaAATGGATTCAATATCAAAGCTAGTTAATATGGAAGATGCTGCTGCAAGTTCAAGTTCTGAGAATGTAACTAAGTTTCCACATGAGAGCCCTATGTCTGATTGCCGAAGCGAGATGGAGAAATATTGTTTGCCTACAGAGTTTGGGAATAAAAGAAAGCATTTCAGTGCAGTAAAGCCTCATTCTGAACcaagaaatatgaaatatgGATGTGCTTCCAAGAATTCAGATTGTTCCAAGGGTTTTCATTATAATGAACCTTTCGATATATGCTTGTCTGGAAGCAGAAGTTATGAACTTAAAGCTTCTTATGCAAGAAATATGGAAAACCAGAATGAAGAAGATCACATGGTTGAATTTACAAATCCAGAAGCACTGAATTCCACCAATCTAATACTGAGGCCGGGGATGGTATTATTGAAACATTATGTCACCCACACTGAACAG GTTGAAATTGTGAAGAAGTGCAGGCAGCTTGGTCTAGGTCCTGGGGGCTTTTATCAGCCTGGTTACAAAGATGGAGCAAAACTTCGTCTGCAGATGATGTGCCTTGGCCACGACTGGGATCCTGAGACTAGGAAATATGGCTCTAGACGAACAATCGATGGTACTCAGCCTCCTGGTATTCCTCATGAATTTAGTCTGTTGGTTAAAAGAGCAATTGAAGAGGCGCATGCCCATATTAAAGAGGAACTCAGAGTTAGCAGTGTGGAAGAGATACTCCCTTCAATTTCTCCTGATATATGCATTGCCAACTTTTATACAACCAGTGGACGACTTGGCCTCCATCAG gaTCGCGACGAAAGCGAAAAGTCTCTCAGAGAAGGATTACCTGTGGTCTCCATTTCTATAGGTGATTCAGCAGACTTCCTCTATGGGGATCAGAGAGACATTGGAAAGGCAGAGAGTGTTGTTCTGGAATCAGGAGATGTGTTGATATTCGGAGGTCGTTCCAGACATATATTTCATGGTGTGACATCCATCATACCAGACTCAGCTCCAATGAATTTGTTGGAAGAAACTAAGCTTCGTCCTGGCCGTCTTAACCTTACCTTCAGACAGTATTAG
- the LOC18772274 gene encoding G-type lectin S-receptor-like serine/threonine-protein kinase SD2-5, with product MQLYLFISLSLFFTYGHSKTDISLGYQLTVAVPIEYSLGFIGRAFLMETNEITPTFKTALSVEAVNDKYSCSLEVFLGDVKVWNSGHYSKFYTSNICVLQLTQDGDLKLKGPKDRVGWRTGTSGQGVQRLEILRTGNLVLLDGLGNIKWQSFNFPTDVMLWGQRLSVASRLISFPTNSTSYYSLEIEQSRIALYLNSGKWNYSYWEFKPTKNRNIAYVQLGRKGLELFNDKLKKIAQIHPSDHQTVQFGQPLRFLALGNRTGNLKLYFYSPSIAKFDVAFQALNTTCDLPLACKPYGICTLSSACSCIQVLIAENETSISGNSDCSQGISGVCGNGKTKAEMLELKGVGSVLRGAPKIVNVSKEACANLCLEDCNCTSALYSTAKGGMEVEECFLYGMVIGVKQVERGSGLSYMVKVRKGAHGGHGKSNLKRWVLVLVGVVDGLIILLVFGGLGYYLIKKRRKQTLPNGHNN from the exons ATGCAGCTCTATTtgttcatttctctctctcttttcttcactTATGGCCATTCCAAAACAGATATCTCTCTTGGGTACCAGCTCACTGTGGCAGTGCCTATTGAATACAGTTTGGGATTCATTGGGAGAGCTTTTTTGATGGAGACAAATGAAATCACACCAACTTTTAAAACTGCATTGAGTGTTGAAGCTGTGAATGACAAATACTCATGCTCCTTAGAAGTCTTTCTTGGAGATGTCAAGGTTTGGAACTCTGGTCATTACTCAAAGTTTTATACTTCAAATATATGCGTCCTTCAACTTACCCAAGATGGAGATTTGAAGTTGAAGGGTCCAAAAGACAGAGTCGGATGGAGAACTGGGACTTCTGGACAAGGTGTGCAG AGGTTAGAGATATTAAGGACAGGAAATTTAGTTCTGCTAGATGGGTTGGGCAATATCAAGTGGCAGAGTTTTAATTTTCCAACTGATGTAATGCTTTGGGGTCAGAGACTAAGTGTGGCTTCTAGGTTGATTTCATTTCCAACCAACTCCACTTCATACTACTCACTTGAAATTGAACAGAGCAGGATTGCTCTCTACTTGAATTCTGGTAAGTGGAACTATTCCTATTGGGAATTTAAGCCTACCAAGAACAGAAACATCGCTTATGTTCAACTGGGTCGCAAGGGTTTGGAGTTATTCAATGACAAACTAAAGAAAATTGCGCAGATTCATCCATCTGATCATCAAACAGTTCAGTTTGGTCAGCCCCTGAGGTTCTTAGCATTGGGGAACAGAACAGGAAATTTGAAGCTATATTTTTACTCACCCAGCATTGCTAAATTTGATGTTGCTTTTCAAGCACTCAACACCACATGTGATCTTCCATTGGCTTGTAAGCCTTATGGGATTTGCACCTTGTCCAGTGCTTGTTCATGCATTCAAGTTTTGATAGCTGAAAATGAGACCAGTATAAGTGGTAATTCTGATTGCAGTCAAGGAATTTCAGGTGTTTGTGGCAATGGCAAGACTAAAGCAGAGATGCTTGAATTAAAGGGTGTTGGTAGTGTTTTGAGGGGTGCTCCTAAAATAGTTAATGTGAGCAAAGAAGCATGTGCTAATTTGTGCTTAGAAGACTGTAATTGTACATCTGCATTGTATTCAACTGCAAAAGGAGGCATGGAAGTAGAAGAGTGCTTTCTTTATGGAATGGTAATTGGGGTTAAACAGGTTGAAAGGGGAAGTGGATTAAGCTACATGGTTAAGGTTCGAAAAGGAGCTCATGGGGGCCATGGAAAGTCCAATTTGAAAAGGTGGGTTTTGGTCCTGGTGGGTGTGGTTGATGGGTTGATTATTCTTCTGGTTTTTGGAGGCCTTGGCTACTACTTgataaagaagagaagaaaacagacATTGCCTAATGGCCATAACAATTGA